In one window of Posidoniimonas corsicana DNA:
- a CDS encoding efflux RND transporter permease subunit gives MLNAIIRFSLTNRLLVVAASIAVLAVGAWQATQLPIDVFPDLNRPRVVIMTEAPGMAPEEVESLITFPLETALNGATGVVAVRSSSGIGLSVIYVEFDWGTDVYDDRQIVGERVAVARESLPVGVRPQLMPISSLMGQIMVVGMTGGEVVSPMQLRTLADWTVRQRLLTISGVSQVIVMGGDRRQLQVLVDPDRLIEYGVSLHDVKHAILESNQNTTGGYLDEQGPNELLVRSIGRIKTVDDLKEVVVTHRDRQSVTLSQVSQIVEGPQVKRGESSAYVRADGAAASPGDAVLLTVLKQPGADTRRVTKDVTAALAAMGPSLPEGVRLEPTLYQQRAFIDLAIQNVMEALRDGSLLVVVCLFAFLLNVRTTLITLAAIPLSIAVTAIVFAAAGMSVNTMTLGGLAVAIGELVDDAIVDVENIFRRLRENRRDGSPRPALLVVFQASVEVRHSIVYGTMIVVLVFVPLFALSGMEGRLFTPLGVAYIVSILSSLLVSLTLTPVLCYWLLGRQAGGGGESDGPLLRALKRAVGVLIAGSVRLAWPVLVCASAAALAAGWGLLGLERDFLPPFNEGAVQINVLLPPGASLAASDRVAAIVGGRLAQIDDVVSFARKTGRAELDEHAEGVNVTEFIAMIDPNSPRTREEIIEEVSDTVAEVPGVAASAEQPLAHLISHMLSGVKAQVAIKLYGPDLDVLRAEAEAIRAAIDSVPGVRDLMVEQQSIVPQLRIEADGAKLRYFGLRRADVNELIETAMQGEVVSPVYEGQRQFDLLVRLDERRREDLDALRRLRIDLPGGGSVKLEDVANIYRAGGPNTINREQVSRRISVQCNVSGRGLVDVVDDIKQRLEPIAQELPTGYFLEYGGQFESQRSASRVIGALFLVSLAAMFLLLYKMFHSANLALQVMAALPMAFIGSVAALWLTGQTLTIASMVGFVSLCGIASRNGILLLNHYLNLVRYEGEGWTPGMVVRAGQERLAPMLMTALTSGIGLVPLALSAGEPGKEILYPVATVIIGGLISCTLLEFLVRPALFWSIGVGAAQRSLHAADDAVALVTRDGESR, from the coding sequence ATGCTGAACGCAATTATCCGATTCTCGTTGACCAATCGACTGCTCGTGGTGGCCGCGTCGATCGCTGTGCTGGCCGTAGGCGCCTGGCAGGCTACCCAGTTGCCGATCGACGTGTTCCCGGACCTCAACCGCCCGCGGGTGGTGATCATGACCGAGGCGCCCGGCATGGCGCCAGAAGAGGTGGAGTCGCTCATCACCTTCCCCCTCGAGACGGCGCTCAACGGCGCGACCGGCGTCGTGGCGGTGCGCAGCTCGTCGGGAATCGGCCTGTCGGTCATCTACGTCGAGTTCGACTGGGGCACCGACGTGTACGACGACCGACAGATCGTCGGCGAGCGGGTTGCAGTGGCGCGAGAGTCGCTCCCCGTTGGGGTGCGGCCACAGTTGATGCCCATCTCTTCGCTGATGGGGCAGATCATGGTGGTTGGCATGACGGGCGGGGAGGTCGTCTCGCCGATGCAGCTCCGCACGCTGGCCGACTGGACCGTGCGCCAGCGGCTGCTGACGATCAGCGGCGTCTCGCAGGTGATCGTCATGGGGGGAGACAGGCGCCAGCTGCAGGTGCTGGTGGACCCGGATCGACTGATCGAGTACGGCGTGTCGCTGCACGACGTCAAGCACGCGATCCTCGAGAGCAACCAGAACACCACCGGCGGCTACCTCGACGAGCAGGGGCCCAACGAGCTCCTCGTCCGCTCGATCGGCAGGATCAAGACCGTCGACGACCTGAAGGAGGTGGTGGTCACGCACCGCGACCGGCAGTCCGTCACGCTCTCTCAAGTCTCTCAGATCGTGGAGGGGCCGCAGGTGAAACGGGGCGAGAGCTCCGCGTACGTGCGGGCGGACGGCGCCGCCGCCTCGCCGGGCGACGCGGTCCTGCTGACGGTGCTCAAGCAGCCCGGCGCTGACACCAGGCGGGTCACTAAGGATGTCACCGCCGCACTTGCGGCGATGGGGCCGTCGCTCCCCGAGGGCGTCCGGTTGGAGCCGACGCTCTACCAGCAGCGGGCGTTCATCGACCTGGCCATCCAGAACGTTATGGAAGCGCTCCGCGACGGGTCACTGCTCGTGGTGGTCTGCCTATTCGCCTTCCTGCTGAACGTCCGCACGACTCTGATCACGCTGGCCGCGATCCCGCTTTCCATAGCGGTGACGGCAATTGTCTTTGCCGCGGCGGGCATGTCGGTCAACACCATGACGCTGGGCGGCCTGGCGGTCGCCATTGGCGAGCTCGTCGACGACGCGATCGTGGACGTCGAGAACATCTTCCGCAGGCTGCGCGAGAACCGCCGCGATGGCTCTCCCCGACCGGCCCTGCTGGTGGTGTTCCAGGCAAGCGTCGAAGTGCGACACTCGATCGTTTACGGGACGATGATTGTGGTGCTGGTGTTTGTGCCGTTGTTCGCGCTGTCGGGCATGGAGGGGCGCCTGTTCACGCCGCTGGGGGTGGCCTACATCGTGTCGATCCTGTCGTCGCTGCTGGTGTCGCTGACCCTGACGCCCGTGCTGTGCTACTGGCTGCTGGGGCGGCAGGCGGGCGGCGGTGGCGAGTCCGACGGGCCGTTGCTACGGGCCCTCAAGCGGGCCGTCGGTGTGCTGATCGCCGGCAGCGTCCGCCTGGCTTGGCCGGTGCTAGTCTGCGCGTCGGCCGCCGCCCTGGCGGCCGGCTGGGGGCTCCTGGGGCTCGAACGAGACTTCCTGCCGCCGTTCAACGAGGGCGCCGTGCAGATCAACGTGCTGTTGCCGCCCGGCGCATCTCTCGCCGCGTCCGACCGCGTCGCCGCGATCGTCGGCGGTCGCCTGGCCCAGATCGACGATGTAGTCTCGTTCGCGCGAAAGACCGGCCGAGCGGAACTCGACGAGCACGCCGAGGGCGTGAACGTCACCGAGTTCATCGCCATGATCGACCCGAACAGCCCACGAACGCGTGAAGAGATCATCGAAGAAGTGAGCGACACCGTCGCGGAGGTGCCCGGCGTAGCGGCGTCGGCGGAACAGCCGCTTGCGCACCTGATTTCGCACATGCTCTCCGGCGTGAAGGCGCAGGTGGCGATCAAGCTGTACGGCCCAGACCTGGACGTGCTGCGGGCGGAGGCCGAGGCCATCCGCGCCGCAATCGACAGCGTGCCCGGCGTCCGCGACCTGATGGTGGAGCAGCAGTCGATCGTCCCGCAGCTGCGGATCGAAGCGGACGGCGCCAAGCTGCGGTACTTCGGGCTGCGGAGGGCCGACGTGAACGAGCTGATCGAGACCGCCATGCAGGGCGAGGTGGTGTCGCCGGTGTACGAGGGGCAGCGGCAGTTCGACCTGCTGGTTCGACTCGACGAGCGGCGCCGCGAAGACCTAGACGCGCTCCGCCGACTGCGGATCGACCTGCCGGGCGGCGGCAGCGTCAAGCTGGAGGATGTCGCCAACATCTACCGGGCCGGGGGTCCCAACACCATCAACCGAGAGCAGGTGAGCAGGCGGATCTCGGTGCAGTGCAACGTCTCGGGACGCGGTCTGGTGGACGTGGTCGACGACATCAAGCAACGGCTTGAGCCGATCGCGCAGGAGCTGCCCACCGGATACTTCCTTGAGTACGGCGGGCAGTTTGAGAGCCAGCGTTCGGCATCGCGTGTGATCGGCGCGCTGTTCCTGGTGTCGCTCGCGGCAATGTTCTTGCTGCTGTACAAGATGTTCCACTCCGCCAACCTGGCGCTCCAGGTGATGGCGGCGTTGCCAATGGCCTTCATCGGCAGCGTCGCCGCGTTGTGGCTGACGGGCCAGACGCTGACGATTGCCAGCATGGTGGGGTTTGTCTCGCTGTGCGGAATCGCCTCCCGCAACGGCATCCTCCTGCTCAACCACTACCTCAACCTGGTCCGCTATGAGGGCGAGGGCTGGACGCCGGGCATGGTGGTCAGGGCGGGGCAGGAGCGGCTGGCCCCGATGCTCATGACCGCGCTGACGTCTGGAATCGGCCTGGTCCCGCTGGCACTCTCCGCGGGCGAGCCCGGCAAAGAGATCCTGTACCCGGTGGCGACCGTGATCATCGGCGGCCTGATCTCTTGCACTCTGCTGGAGTTTCTCGTCCGTCCCGCGCTCTTCTGGTCCATCGGTGTGGGCGCCGCGCAGCGTTCGCTCCACGCGGCGGATGATGCGGTCGCTCTCGTGACCCGGGACGGCGAATCTCGCTGA
- a CDS encoding sulfatase family protein, with the protein MHIRLAAILAALSVVPAVESLAGDRPNILLIFNDDHATQAISAYGSRINHTPNIDRIAMEGLRFNRCYVPNSICGPCRAVVLTGKYSHKNGFLNNGNTFDGTQPTFPKLLQQAGYQTAVIGKWHLGSQPTGFDYWDILRGQGTYYNPVLLSEDGERRVEGYCTEIVTDLALDWLQNKRDSDKPFMLMYQQKAPHREWSPPISKLHLYDDVTIPEPPTLFEDYAHRGSAVKHQDMTIAETMDRLDLKLDFPRNLTDEQRAAFEAAYGPKNRAMEAANLTGRDLVRWKYQRYIKDYLRCIDSVDEQLGRVLDWLDESGLADNTLVIYSSDQGFYLGEHGWFDKRWMYEESLRTPCLVRWPGVVEAGRFDDHIVSPLDYAATFLQAAGAEVPADMQGRSLAPLLAGESPDDWRKTFYYHYYEYPGWHYVRRHYGVTDGRYKLIRFYEPDVDEWELYDLLHDPNELNNVAGNPVYRAVRERMVGELERLRSELEVPATDPPASNRKTGPPRRRQPTDLSADAAEAA; encoded by the coding sequence ATGCATATTCGTCTGGCGGCGATCCTGGCGGCGCTGTCCGTTGTTCCGGCAGTCGAGAGTTTGGCCGGCGACCGCCCCAACATCCTGCTGATCTTCAACGACGACCACGCCACCCAGGCGATCAGCGCCTACGGGTCGCGGATCAACCACACGCCCAACATCGACCGCATCGCGATGGAGGGGCTGCGGTTCAACCGCTGCTACGTGCCGAATTCGATCTGCGGCCCGTGCCGCGCCGTGGTGCTGACCGGCAAGTACAGTCACAAGAACGGCTTCCTCAACAACGGGAACACCTTCGACGGCACGCAGCCGACCTTCCCCAAACTGCTGCAGCAAGCCGGGTACCAGACGGCCGTCATCGGCAAGTGGCACCTGGGCAGCCAGCCTACCGGGTTCGACTACTGGGACATCCTGCGGGGCCAGGGCACGTACTACAACCCGGTCCTGCTGAGCGAGGACGGCGAGCGGCGAGTCGAGGGGTACTGCACCGAGATCGTGACCGACCTGGCGCTCGACTGGCTGCAGAACAAGCGGGACTCGGACAAGCCCTTTATGCTGATGTACCAGCAGAAGGCGCCCCACCGCGAGTGGTCCCCCCCCATCAGCAAGCTGCACCTGTACGACGACGTCACGATCCCAGAGCCCCCGACGCTTTTCGAAGACTACGCCCACCGGGGCAGCGCGGTCAAGCACCAGGACATGACCATCGCCGAGACGATGGACCGCCTGGACCTGAAGCTCGACTTCCCCCGCAACCTCACCGACGAGCAGCGTGCCGCGTTCGAGGCGGCCTACGGGCCTAAGAACCGCGCGATGGAAGCGGCGAACCTGACGGGCCGGGACCTGGTGCGGTGGAAGTACCAGCGCTACATCAAGGACTACCTGCGGTGCATCGATTCGGTTGATGAGCAGCTCGGCAGGGTGCTCGACTGGCTCGACGAGTCGGGGCTGGCCGACAACACGCTGGTCATTTATTCGTCCGACCAAGGTTTTTACCTTGGCGAGCACGGCTGGTTCGACAAGCGCTGGATGTACGAAGAATCGCTCCGCACCCCGTGCCTAGTGCGGTGGCCGGGCGTGGTCGAGGCGGGCCGGTTCGACGACCACATCGTGTCGCCGCTCGACTACGCCGCAACCTTCCTCCAGGCGGCCGGCGCGGAAGTTCCCGCCGACATGCAGGGCCGGTCGCTGGCGCCGCTGCTGGCAGGCGAATCGCCCGACGACTGGCGTAAGACGTTCTACTACCACTACTACGAATACCCGGGCTGGCACTACGTCCGCCGACACTACGGAGTGACCGACGGCCGCTACAAGCTGATCCGCTTCTACGAACCCGACGTTGACGAGTGGGAGCTCTACGACCTGCTTCACGACCCCAACGAGCTCAACAATGTCGCCGGAAACCCTGTGTACCGTGCGGTGCGCGAGCGGATGGTCGGCGAGTTGGAACGGCTGCGGTCCGAGCTCGAGGTGCCGGCGACCGACCCGCCCGCTTCGAATCGCAAGACGGGCCCCCCGCGGCGCCGCCAGCCGACCGATCTGTCCGCGGATGCAGCCGAAGCCGCCTAA
- a CDS encoding bestrophin family protein, translating into MLLAAYSVLAVLKEQGQYANYADLPPGLEAAMSLVIGLLLAFRINRAFDRWWEGRTLWGQLVNALRNLAAKANTLTPRDDPARDRLTELLVAFPQELRNHLRMMPPEADQIAGLPATGVKHRCGWIANQVYGICENWKRSGVIQYGEFLMLDREAKVMLEVCGGCERIKNTPIAASFRVLLHHLIALFLLTLPWGLATDFGWLTPAIMFLTSYCVIAAEDIAERVEHPFQVGSDRLELDPICATIETTVREIMATPTTAELESPPT; encoded by the coding sequence GTGCTGCTTGCCGCCTACAGCGTGCTGGCGGTGCTCAAAGAGCAGGGGCAGTACGCCAACTACGCCGACCTGCCACCAGGGCTCGAGGCGGCCATGTCGCTTGTGATTGGCCTGTTGCTGGCTTTCCGCATCAACCGTGCGTTCGACCGTTGGTGGGAAGGGCGCACACTCTGGGGCCAGCTCGTCAACGCCCTCCGAAACCTGGCGGCCAAGGCCAACACGCTGACCCCAAGGGACGACCCGGCCCGCGATCGGCTGACCGAGCTGCTCGTCGCGTTCCCGCAGGAGCTGCGCAACCACCTCCGAATGATGCCGCCGGAGGCGGATCAAATCGCGGGGCTGCCGGCTACTGGCGTGAAGCACCGCTGCGGCTGGATCGCCAATCAGGTGTACGGCATCTGCGAAAACTGGAAGCGGTCCGGCGTTATCCAGTACGGGGAGTTCCTGATGCTCGACCGCGAGGCCAAGGTGATGCTTGAGGTCTGTGGCGGCTGCGAGCGGATCAAGAACACGCCGATCGCGGCGTCGTTCCGCGTGCTGCTGCACCACCTGATCGCCCTGTTCCTGCTGACGCTGCCGTGGGGCCTCGCCACCGATTTCGGCTGGCTGACGCCGGCAATCATGTTCCTGACCAGCTACTGCGTGATCGCCGCTGAGGATATCGCGGAGCGCGTCGAGCACCCGTTCCAGGTTGGCAGCGACCGGCTCGAGCTGGACCCCATCTGCGCGACGATCGAGACGACCGTCCGCGAGATCATGGCGACTCCCACCACCGCCGAATTGGAGAGTCCGCCAACGTAG
- a CDS encoding VIT and vWA domain-containing protein, producing the protein MLVSQARTLGLAAAVGFAVAVAAQGPAADAAGLLIADNGFGGVLTLEEHDVKVTINNGVAVTEVTQVFRNTEQRIVEALYTFPVPKGASVSNFSMWIQGKEMIGEVVEKKRAREIYESYKQTRRDPGLLEQVDYKTFEMRVFPIPAGAEQRVQVTYYQELDVDHDAATYVYPLATVTRAEIDQRTQGRFAVTVDVKNEAPIVELASPSHGEDVVTAAFGEHYRRASLELSGGDLSRDFVLHVGLKRPQTGVDLITSHRSGADGYFQLTFTAGAELDDAAGGMDYVFVLDISGSMASDSKLATSRRAVAAFIEQLDAEDRLEVIPFNVTPAPLFKSLRPADESAREGADDYLQTQRARGGTVLRPAIGAAYQYRDPDRPLNVVILSDGMTEHREQRELVELIRQRPANCRVFCIGVGNEVNRPLLSQLAEGAGGLASFISRGDYFDRQAKAFRRKLVHPVGTNLSIKFAGGGVYDVEPQELPNLFHGSPVRMYGRYRDSGAVVMHVEGEVMGAPFEQTVTVDLSEQDDANPEIERMWASHRVQRLLRDMRRDGESPGVVNEVVSLCEEYSVVSEYASFIVLENDAEYKRWKIERRNAARTDRDRAAQAQFRARLEQLRDESLAGLVPQRETHSFVSTDVKAAPSGASVPAVTAPQANRQPPAPRQGFDLPTRGSRSVSGGGGGALDPISAALLLGMGGAAAAARRARESTEA; encoded by the coding sequence ATGTTGGTCTCCCAAGCAAGAACTCTGGGGCTCGCGGCCGCCGTTGGATTTGCGGTAGCCGTCGCTGCACAAGGGCCGGCCGCCGATGCGGCGGGCCTGCTGATCGCGGACAACGGTTTTGGTGGGGTGCTCACGCTCGAGGAGCACGACGTCAAGGTAACCATCAACAACGGCGTCGCGGTGACGGAGGTCACTCAGGTGTTCCGCAACACCGAGCAACGCATCGTCGAAGCGCTGTACACGTTCCCGGTTCCCAAGGGCGCCAGCGTCAGCAACTTCAGCATGTGGATCCAGGGCAAGGAGATGATCGGCGAGGTCGTCGAGAAGAAACGCGCCCGCGAGATCTACGAAAGCTACAAGCAGACCCGACGCGACCCGGGCCTGCTCGAGCAGGTCGACTACAAGACATTTGAGATGCGTGTCTTCCCCATCCCGGCCGGCGCCGAACAGCGGGTGCAGGTGACCTACTACCAGGAGCTCGATGTCGACCACGACGCGGCGACCTACGTGTACCCGCTGGCGACCGTGACTCGGGCGGAGATCGACCAGCGGACGCAGGGCCGGTTCGCCGTGACAGTCGACGTGAAGAACGAGGCGCCGATCGTCGAACTCGCCAGCCCGTCACACGGCGAGGACGTTGTGACCGCCGCCTTTGGCGAACACTACCGACGGGCCAGCCTTGAGCTTAGCGGCGGCGACCTCTCGCGCGACTTTGTGCTGCACGTCGGCCTGAAGCGACCGCAGACCGGAGTCGATCTGATCACGTCGCACCGCTCGGGCGCAGACGGCTACTTCCAGCTCACCTTCACCGCCGGCGCCGAGTTGGACGACGCGGCCGGCGGCATGGACTACGTGTTCGTGCTCGACATCTCCGGCAGCATGGCCAGCGACTCGAAGCTCGCCACCTCGCGCCGCGCGGTGGCGGCGTTCATTGAACAGCTCGACGCGGAAGACCGGCTGGAGGTAATTCCGTTCAACGTAACGCCGGCGCCGCTGTTCAAGAGCCTGCGTCCGGCCGACGAGTCGGCCCGGGAGGGGGCCGACGACTACCTGCAGACCCAGCGCGCCCGCGGTGGGACGGTTCTCCGGCCCGCCATCGGCGCCGCCTACCAGTACCGCGATCCCGACCGTCCGCTCAACGTGGTCATCCTGTCGGACGGCATGACCGAACACCGCGAGCAGCGCGAGCTGGTCGAGCTCATCCGCCAGCGACCGGCCAACTGCCGGGTGTTCTGCATCGGCGTGGGCAACGAGGTCAACCGGCCGCTGCTTTCGCAGCTGGCCGAGGGCGCCGGCGGGCTGGCGTCGTTCATCTCGCGGGGCGACTACTTCGACCGGCAGGCCAAGGCCTTCCGCCGCAAGCTCGTGCACCCGGTCGGAACGAACCTCTCAATCAAGTTCGCCGGCGGCGGCGTGTACGACGTCGAGCCGCAGGAGCTGCCCAACCTGTTCCACGGATCGCCCGTGCGGATGTACGGCCGTTACCGCGACAGCGGCGCCGTGGTGATGCATGTCGAGGGCGAGGTGATGGGCGCGCCCTTCGAGCAGACTGTCACAGTGGACCTGTCCGAACAGGACGACGCGAACCCCGAGATCGAGCGCATGTGGGCCTCCCACCGCGTGCAACGGCTGCTCCGCGACATGCGCCGCGACGGCGAGTCGCCCGGCGTTGTCAACGAGGTTGTGTCGCTCTGCGAGGAGTACTCGGTGGTGAGCGAGTACGCGTCGTTTATCGTGCTGGAGAACGACGCCGAGTACAAGCGCTGGAAGATCGAACGGCGCAACGCCGCACGGACCGACCGCGACCGCGCCGCGCAGGCGCAGTTCCGCGCCCGACTGGAGCAGCTGCGTGACGAGTCGCTCGCCGGCCTGGTACCGCAGCGGGAAACTCATTCGTTCGTTTCCACCGACGTCAAAGCGGCGCCCAGCGGCGCGTCCGTGCCGGCCGTCACTGCCCCTCAGGCTAATCGGCAACCGCCCGCCCCGCGGCAGGGCTTCGATCTGCCGACCCGCGGGAGCCGTTCTGTCTCGGGCGGCGGCGGAGGGGCGCTCGACCCGATCAGCGCCGCCCTCTTGTTGGGCATGGGCGGCGCCGCCGCGGCCGCCCGGCGAGCTCGCGAATCGACCGAGGCGTGA
- the rrtA gene encoding rhombosortase has translation MITAALARHRSWLAAVADAPVTCAVAAAAVLATLAPGLAAALEFDRELIAQGELWRVLTGHLTHWNRDHLFWDLGVFGVLGACCERRGRAAFAGCVAASAVLISVLMQSALPEIPLYRGLSGIDTALFALLGVGLYRDARRRDDFPLQAAGLLAKIVFEITTCSTLFVDHSGASFIPLAGAHVLGALVGLAAGLISPTATAASASFSTRCNVGSNSDRRDP, from the coding sequence ATGATAACCGCTGCCCTCGCGCGCCACCGGTCGTGGCTGGCGGCCGTCGCCGACGCGCCGGTCACTTGCGCCGTGGCGGCCGCCGCCGTGCTGGCTACCCTCGCGCCCGGTCTGGCGGCGGCGCTGGAGTTCGACCGCGAGCTGATCGCCCAGGGCGAGCTCTGGCGGGTGCTCACTGGCCACCTGACGCACTGGAATCGCGACCACCTGTTCTGGGACCTCGGTGTGTTCGGGGTGCTCGGCGCCTGCTGCGAGCGGCGGGGCCGGGCGGCGTTTGCCGGCTGCGTCGCGGCCTCCGCGGTGCTGATCTCGGTGCTCATGCAGTCGGCGCTGCCGGAGATCCCCCTCTACCGCGGGCTCAGCGGGATCGACACCGCGCTGTTCGCGTTGCTGGGCGTCGGCCTCTACCGCGACGCCCGGCGGAGAGACGACTTCCCGCTACAGGCCGCCGGTCTGCTGGCAAAGATTGTATTCGAGATCACCACCTGCTCGACGCTGTTCGTCGACCATAGCGGCGCGTCGTTCATCCCGCTGGCCGGCGCCCACGTTCTGGGCGCCCTGGTAGGTCTCGCGGCCGGGCTGATAAGTCCCACTGCGACGGCGGCGTCAGCGAGCTTCTCCACACGTTGCAATGTAGGATCCAACTCAGATCGGAGAGATCCATGA